The following nucleotide sequence is from Bacteroidota bacterium.
TCAGTGCAGGTTAGAAGAGGTGTTTTCAGGTAGCACTTTTTTAGAAATTCTTAAAGATAGACTCATGAAGGATGACAATTTTCTTGTTTCCGGTACCAGTGCCGGAGCTATGGTTTTTGGCAAAGAGATGATTTGCGGAGGCCAAACCAATGAAAAAATTATAAAGGGTGGTATTATTTGGGGAAAAGGATTTGCCTTAGCAGCAGGAATTATAATTGACACGCATTTTGTGAAAAGACAAAGATTCAGCAGGTTAATTGAAGCTGTAGCTACTTTCCCTAAGCTTATCGGAATTGGATTAGGTGAGGATACTGCTGTTTTAATAAAAAATGGTATTGAACTGGAGACCATAGGATCTGGGCTTGTGGTCATTATGGATGCAAGAGAAACAACAGAAAACAGTTTTAAGTATATTCAACCCGGTGAAAATATATGTCTGGAAAAAATTATCCTTAGCATATTACCTAAAGAAAGAGCATATAACCTGGATCAAAGGCAATTGGTTAAAACTTATTAAGGAGAAGCTTTCTTTTTTAACAAAACTATAGCTACAAAAGGAGTTTCGAATCTCATTCCTCCAGAAGATTACCGATACCCCTTTCTTGCGGAAGATTAAATTTTCTTTTCACCGCTGGGGTGACTATGTCGGAAAGTTCACCGAAAAAGGAAGTAGAAAGTTATAATTTTTAACTGTCAGATGTCAGGTTACCCGCGTTTTGCTAAAGTATCTTCATAAATATCTTTGAGCCTGTCCTGGGCTTCTTCGT
It contains:
- a CDS encoding cyanophycinase — protein: MIRGKLLIIGGNVDKGTIESGEPLNLNKLNFFEEGILKRMLNELNTSDPRIEIVTSASLIPDDIGEEYIKAFKRLNQKKIGLLHPLSQSEADSQEIIDRLKNSDAIMFTGGDQCRLEEVFSGSTFLEILKDRLMKDDNFLVSGTSAGAMVFGKEMICGGQTNEKIIKGGIIWGKGFALAAGIIIDTHFVKRQRFSRLIEAVATFPKLIGIGLGEDTAVLIKNGIELETIGSGLVVIMDARETTENSFKYIQPGENICLEKIILSILPKERAYNLDQRQLVKTY